Proteins encoded by one window of Candidatus Paceibacterota bacterium:
- a CDS encoding NAD(P)H-dependent oxidoreductase, which produces MSFISNLGWRYATKNFDVNKKVDEETLGKILESIHLAPSSFGIQPFHVTVITDPELRAKIKEKAWNQPQITSASHLLVFSSLSNISGRVDQYVETASAGNPEIKIAMKDYEAMLRGFAAKMKPEEALSWSANQGFIALGFALAACAELDVDSCPMEGFDPVAVKEIIGFGPDQQPIAFLPIGYRAAEDIIRPKVRFAKEDLFDFK; this is translated from the coding sequence ATGTCATTTATCTCAAACCTCGGCTGGCGCTACGCCACAAAAAACTTTGACGTCAACAAGAAGGTAGACGAAGAAACTTTGGGCAAGATTTTGGAATCCATCCATCTAGCCCCCAGCTCTTTTGGGATCCAGCCTTTCCACGTCACCGTCATCACGGATCCAGAACTCCGGGCCAAAATCAAAGAAAAAGCTTGGAATCAGCCGCAAATTACATCGGCCTCTCATCTCTTGGTTTTTTCTAGTCTTAGTAATATTTCCGGGCGGGTGGACCAGTATGTAGAAACGGCTTCGGCTGGCAATCCTGAAATCAAAATAGCCATGAAAGATTATGAAGCCATGCTCAGAGGTTTTGCAGCAAAAATGAAACCCGAAGAGGCGCTGTCTTGGTCAGCCAACCAGGGTTTTATTGCTCTTGGCTTTGCCTTAGCCGCCTGTGCAGAGCTAGATGTTGATTCATGTCCAATGGAGGGTTTTGACCCTGTGGCCGTCAAGGAAATTATTGGTTTTGGACCGGATCAGCAGCCTATTGCTTTTCTACCTATTGGTTACCGAGCGGCAGAAGATATCATCCGTCCCAAGGTTCGTTTTGCAAAGGAAGACCTTTTCGATTTTAAATAG
- a CDS encoding VTT domain-containing protein translates to MFYGIASSLSPYFLNLLLEYKYFILFPILVIEGPIATVLSGILASPDFGVFNLYFLYPFVIFSDLVGDTLYYCIGRYAGERAIKKFTAWRGVKTDYEQNLKNYFKKYGGVSLIISKVSHGLGWPMMVAAGSAEYSYRKFLGYIIPTSILKSAVLIGIGYFYEEDASRIVAYVGTTATVITAVVIVLAVIIYFIQKKKSP, encoded by the coding sequence ATGTTCTACGGTATCGCATCGTCGCTTTCCCCCTACTTTCTAAACCTGCTGCTCGAATACAAGTATTTTATCCTTTTCCCCATCCTAGTCATTGAGGGGCCTATCGCCACTGTCTTGTCCGGTATTTTAGCTTCTCCAGACTTCGGGGTTTTTAACTTGTATTTTCTGTATCCATTTGTAATCTTTTCCGATCTCGTTGGAGACACTTTGTACTATTGTATCGGACGCTATGCCGGAGAGAGGGCCATCAAAAAATTTACTGCTTGGCGAGGCGTCAAAACGGATTATGAACAAAACCTAAAAAATTATTTCAAAAAATACGGAGGGGTAAGCTTAATTATTTCAAAGGTCAGCCACGGCCTGGGCTGGCCCATGATGGTCGCCGCCGGAAGTGCCGAATATTCTTACCGCAAATTTTTAGGTTATATTATTCCGACTAGCATTCTCAAATCAGCTGTCCTGATCGGCATAGGCTATTTTTACGAAGAAGACGCTTCACGGATTGTGGCTTATGTAGGGACCACGGCCACTGTCATTACGGCTGTGGTTATCGTCCTGGCGGTAATTATTTATTTTATCCAAAAAAAGAAAAGTCCATAG
- the mscL gene encoding large conductance mechanosensitive channel protein MscL, with the protein MLNGFKRFILRGNVVDLAVGVTVGAAFGTVVTALVKDILTPFIAAIFKAPDFSSLTFSLNGSKFMYGDFINAAVSFFIVSVAIYFFVVVPINTLTSRMKKSPPADPTNKKCPECFSEIPIQATRCAHCTIQLK; encoded by the coding sequence ATGTTAAACGGCTTCAAACGGTTTATCTTACGTGGAAATGTGGTGGATTTGGCGGTCGGGGTCACGGTAGGAGCGGCTTTTGGAACGGTGGTCACCGCTTTGGTCAAAGACATTTTGACTCCCTTTATCGCCGCTATTTTCAAAGCGCCAGATTTTTCTTCGCTGACTTTTAGCCTCAATGGCAGCAAGTTTATGTATGGAGACTTCATCAATGCCGCCGTCTCCTTTTTTATTGTTTCAGTCGCTATTTATTTTTTTGTAGTGGTGCCTATCAACACTCTTACTTCTCGGATGAAAAAGTCACCACCAGCTGATCCCACCAATAAAAAATGTCCGGAATGTTTTAGTGAAATTCCTATTCAGGCTACTCGTTGTGCTCATTGCACTATTCAGCTAAAGTAG
- a CDS encoding helix-turn-helix transcriptional regulator, whose protein sequence is MKSFFRALLKQGKDIKWLAKEIGVTTQSIYSWKTGKSKPKTGHMQKMAKVLDMDIDKIIDDFYTDKK, encoded by the coding sequence ATGAAATCATTTTTCCGTGCACTACTGAAACAGGGCAAAGATATTAAATGGCTTGCCAAAGAAATCGGGGTCACCACCCAGTCTATTTATTCTTGGAAGACAGGCAAAAGCAAACCCAAGACAGGTCATATGCAAAAAATGGCAAAAGTCCTAGACATGGATATCGATAAAATCATTGATGATTTTTATACGGATAAGAAATAG
- a CDS encoding quinone-dependent dihydroorotate dehydrogenase: MKNQLVKIKNSSFRFFYTRLLKPLFFLVDPEKIHDSMTFWGAFLGKFAFSRGVTRAFFFYASPKLTQNILGMTFENPVGLAAGFDKNADLASILPSVGFGFEEVGSITGEPCAGNPKPRLWRMLKSKGLLVYYGLKNDGSEKVAKKLAKQKFSNKLGVSVAMTNCKENLDIHKAVADYAKAFKAFLNIGDYLTLNISCPNAEGGQPFVEPDKLEYLLKTVDEIETKKPIFIKLSPDLTFDEVDALLDVARRHRVHGIICTNLTKKRNNPQILDQNLPNVGGVSGKPAQELSDKLLAYIYKKEGSRFILIGCGGIFSAEDAYKKIRLGASLVQLITGMIFEGPQLVGEINRGLVELLERDGFKNISEAVGVDAISYPYKNHQ, encoded by the coding sequence GTGAAAAATCAGTTAGTCAAAATAAAAAATTCTAGTTTTAGGTTTTTTTACACAAGGCTTCTCAAGCCTTTGTTTTTTCTAGTCGATCCAGAAAAAATTCATGACAGTATGACTTTTTGGGGAGCCTTTTTAGGAAAATTTGCTTTCAGTCGAGGGGTCACGCGAGCGTTCTTTTTTTATGCGTCCCCCAAGCTCACCCAGAACATTTTGGGGATGACTTTTGAAAACCCAGTGGGTCTCGCTGCCGGCTTTGATAAAAATGCTGACCTCGCCTCCATTCTGCCTTCCGTCGGTTTTGGTTTTGAGGAAGTAGGCTCCATCACAGGGGAGCCGTGTGCGGGCAATCCGAAGCCCCGTTTGTGGAGAATGTTAAAATCAAAGGGATTGTTGGTCTATTATGGCTTGAAAAATGACGGTTCAGAAAAAGTGGCTAAAAAGCTGGCCAAGCAAAAGTTTTCCAATAAACTCGGAGTGAGTGTGGCCATGACCAATTGCAAGGAAAATCTGGATATCCATAAAGCCGTCGCAGATTATGCCAAGGCCTTCAAGGCTTTTTTGAATATCGGTGATTATCTCACCTTAAATATCAGTTGCCCAAACGCCGAAGGCGGGCAACCTTTTGTTGAACCTGATAAGCTGGAATATCTACTAAAGACTGTTGATGAGATTGAGACAAAAAAACCGATTTTTATAAAATTATCTCCCGATCTTACTTTTGATGAGGTGGACGCTTTGCTCGATGTGGCTCGTAGGCATAGAGTGCACGGCATCATATGTACAAATCTTACTAAAAAGAGAAACAATCCGCAGATCTTAGATCAAAATTTACCGAATGTTGGAGGGGTCAGCGGCAAGCCCGCTCAGGAACTTTCTGATAAACTCCTAGCCTATATTTATAAAAAGGAAGGCAGCAGGTTTATTTTAATAGGTTGCGGCGGTATTTTTTCAGCTGAAGATGCCTATAAAAAAATCCGTCTTGGAGCCTCACTCGTTCAGCTCATCACTGGGATGATTTTTGAAGGACCTCAACTAGTCGGAGAAATAAATAGGGGATTGGTGGAGCTGCTTGAGAGAGATGGTTTTAAAAATATTTCAGAGGCAGTTGGCGTAGATGCTATTTCTTATCCGTATAAAAATCATCAATGA
- a CDS encoding pyridoxamine 5'-phosphate oxidase family protein — translation MQSIEKELVNFLKKNTTAVIATTHQRLPYLSTIYYVIDDKLSFFFITTKSTDKYLNLLKNDNVAMVIGSGPKHISAQLRGHAHIVYGKQKENATKAIFALHKKNKLKVVPIKDLKRLQSKNKPEEFIVFKVIPQQLNFMNLDDHDYPKSLSRDYHYILPRRA, via the coding sequence ATGCAGAGTATAGAGAAAGAGCTGGTGAACTTTTTAAAAAAGAACACCACCGCGGTAATAGCCACCACTCATCAGAGGTTGCCATACCTCTCGACCATATACTATGTCATAGATGACAAGTTGAGCTTCTTTTTTATCACGACCAAAAGTACAGATAAATATTTGAATTTACTGAAAAATGATAACGTGGCAATGGTTATCGGATCTGGGCCAAAACATATTTCAGCTCAATTGCGCGGCCACGCCCATATTGTTTATGGAAAGCAGAAAGAGAATGCCACAAAAGCTATATTTGCGCTGCATAAAAAAAATAAACTTAAGGTTGTTCCCATAAAAGATCTCAAGCGCCTCCAATCAAAAAATAAGCCAGAGGAATTTATTGTCTTCAAGGTCATTCCGCAGCAGCTGAATTTTATGAACCTAGACGACCATGACTATCCTAAGTCACTGTCGAGGGACTACCATTACATATTGCCCCGCCGAGCATGA